The genome window GGTCGATTGACATGTTTCGTTGGATATAAACCTGTTTGTATGGTCAACAACTTTCATAGACCGTGAACAAGAAGTCATCAACAGAAATTTCTGACCAGGACGTCGGCGGGAACCgccatttctttccttaTCACGTGACTACCAAATGATAAATAATATATGAAGACAATCAGGTACCTATTTCAACGGGAAGTTGACGGGAAAGGAGGCACGGGCCAAAGGAGGTGGTGAGTCATAAATGCTGCACCAAACGAGGAGTACATGTCTCTCCCATTTTTATCAAGAGACGCCCTTGTTTCCATGTCTGGAAGTGCATCGGACAAGATGGCAGATACAAGACCTCCGATTCAACATTCTGTCGCAACCTCTTATAGTTCCTCTAACAGTCATCACTCGCCCAGaatttcctcatcccttGGTACCACATCTTGTCTCAACAGTCATTTTCACAATCCCACTCATCCTCCGGAACCTGAAGGCCAATGGTCACCAACACCCCTCCTGGCAACCCAATCGCCCCTTGCTCTCCGGCGAGGGAGGGGAATGACGTTTGAAGAAGCCCGTAGGGAAGGAATCATCAGTCCGCATGAGAGGAGCGGTGAGTTTGACGGATTGCCCATAAGTGATAATGACATATCAAAACTTCCAAAAAAGTTACGCCCGTACTATCGCAACCTTGCGCTCTTGCACGAGCATTATCTCGAGGTAGATGGAATCCTATCAGGAGAATTGACACACAACATCGCGCTATCTTTTGCTCCCTCACGAACATACTTGCAAAGATTAGGTGAtctcgaagaagagttggccAGCCCGAAAGCAACAAGGAGGGATAGCTACTGGAGAGTgaatggagaaagaggagcgAATGGGGATAGGGACGGGAATGGAAATCCAGGGGAAGGAACACCATTATTAGGAGATGCCAAAGctgagaggagggagaaaCTTGCTCGACTAGCCCTCAATAGTACGTTCCACTCTTCGTAGTAATCCTTGAGCCATAATCACACTTCTTCTAGTAAATACAATAGTGAACGTCCTTCTTGTCGGAGGAAAAGCCACTGCCGTTCTGTATTCATCGTCTATCTCCCTTGTTGCTTCTCTCGTCGACTCTGCCTTAGACCTTTTAAGCacattcatcatcctcggaACTAGTCTGGCGATAGGCATGAAGACAGACGCTCACAAATACCCCgcaggaaaaaggaggTTTGAACCATTAGGAGTGGTACgcctctctttttttgaACGCCGAAAATGAAATAATGGACCAATGACCTTCAAACAGTTAATCTTCTCGGTAGCGATGATTGCATCTTTCGTGCAGGTATTCATAGAGTCATTCAAAAGGACTATTGGGCCTCCAGAAGACCGGCCTATTGACCTTGGGCCTTTAGGTGTGGGGTAGGTTTCTGATTTGATTGAAGGAGGATGTCACTAACATACAAATCAGGATTATGCTTGCCACAATCGGTATCAAAGGAACCTTGTATGTAGCCAAATTTATATGATGGTGAGTCTTGCTAACACACAAACAGATGGGTTTGGTGCTCCCGTATTCCTTCATCCGGTGTGCAGGCACTTGCACAGGATGCGGAGAACGATGTGTTCTTTAATACCATGTCTCTGGCTTTCCCGGTACGCAATGCAACTACCCCTATCTGCCGAATATAGACTCACTGTATATAAACAGTGGATTGGTTCGTTACTCAGTTGGAGATTACTAGATCCGATTGGAGGTATGATCCTTTCGGCGTATATCATCGTAGAATGGATTAAAACTCTTCTCGAAAACTTTGCAAACTGTGGGTTTCCAGTCCTCTCTTTACATCTGTGTCAGATTGATTGACGCTATATTCTTGATGAATTAATTTAGTGTCCGGTAAAACTGCATCTGCTGATCAAATTTCACGAGTACTGTATCTTGTCTCGAGGTTCAACCCAGTTTTGGAGATTGCAGATATTGAATGTTATCATATCGGGTAAGCAAATGCTTCCCTTTGTGTAGAATCTCGAACTGACAAGGCATTTAGAGATGATCTAATTGTGGAGGTTGATGTGATCCTTCCCAAGACAAGTTCACTGCATTACGCCCATGATGTCGGGGAGACTATACAGTGAGTTGGTACCGGTTCGAATCTCAGAATTTTTGTTAACTGGTGCACAGATGTGTGATAGAAAGGTTAGTCCTTGACGGGTATCTCTCGTCCGACATACTGACACTCTGCAGCTTGGATGGTGTAATTCGAGCTTATGTGCACTGCGATTACTCCTCTTTCAACCCGTAAGCATCGACCCGACACTCTTCGCAGCTTTTACTTATGTCTCCTCTGATTTTTTATACCCAAACAGCTTACAGCACACCGCCCGAACCCCACAACCCTACCCTATCACCCGCTTCCAATCCACTGGCGGCTCTTCGTCTGACTCCGGATCCGGGACTCTTACACCTCGTCCGATACATTATCTCACCTCGAATACGTTGGATCTCAATGGCATAAATGACAGAACAGCAACGACGAGCAGTAGGTCATTCAGTGAGGAAAGAATACGGGacaaaggagatggagatgctGCACAAGGATGAAAGGGATGAATAGCTGTACCTGGTAGTAAGCTGCAGCCTTCATTGATCGGTTAACTAAGGACCAGACCTGCCATCCTCGTGAACGATCCTATTGTCTATTTCTCTTTTGTACGTACGTGATTGGTCCAGCAAATTTGTTCGCCTTGCCGACCAATCAATATACACCTACAACTCGAACATCACTATCATATATATGTGATACTACATACTTCAATAAAAGAAAATAAAAGAGTAACTCATTGGAACGGTATCCGCCATTGTGAAAGGGCGAGGACAGGCGAGAACCGCTGATGATATCGAGACGGCTACCGAAACATGTAAGATTGAATCGCTAGTCAAACCACGATGCCTTGTCACTCCTTTCTGGTAAATTCATTCCAAACGACCTTcacctcttttcccattttACCAATCAATAGCCTTCAATGCTAGAGGCCTTGGAATTCGAATGGATTATTGTGGGTATGTGTTTTTTTGACTGGGATTGGAACCAATCAGGTTGGTTCGGGTGTCAACAGCCATTGTGTTCGCTCCAAAGAGGAAGTTGCGACTAGTCTTACGTGTCCATCGTGCCCTCTGTGAGGGAAATTGGGAGTCATTGAATAAAAATACTAACTTTTTTTATATTACAGAGATAATCTTGAATGCATTCCAGACTTGTATCCTTAGACAAACGAATAATAAGGCAAGTCTCTTGTTTGTTTTCTGTTCCTTGAAGGTGCTGCTATATATCACCACCAGATGTCGACAAGCCAGTATCTGTGGCCGACGCTGACTCCCCACTTTTATAACTTCTATCAAACAAAGGCGAAGGGCTATTTTGTAAACCTTCGGGTTTCACGCGGGGACTTTGTCCTCCATATGGCGTACTACAGCCCGACGAAGCTGTCTTTCGATTGATGTCTTGCATTGGTGGCAGGGTCGGCACATCCCACTGAGAATCTTGTAAGTGACTTGGAGGTTGATAAGAACTGTCAGTCATTAGTTGCTGAGAGTTTTGCCTCAAAAGATAGCTGCTGCACACATCacattcctcttcagccGCTTGATATACAATTCCTCTGTCTGTTATGATAGGCACTTGAATATTGTCCTCGGTAGAGTCACAACGGTTTCGCCGCCAAGCGGTAGGATAGCCAAAGGCTGATTGCCTCTCAAGCTCAGAATTATCCCAGGTCATTCCGCTTGGGACGTCGTTCCAAGTGATAGGAGATTGTGGGGACTGTCTTAGTGATGCGGCCGCTACTGACTCAAAATCTGACAGATAGCCAAGGTGTTGATcgacttcctcttcggcctCATAAGCTTGAGCATCAAAGGGTGCTTTGTGCAGAATATATGTGAATGGCTCCGGCTGGGTTGCTTATTGATAAACCGAAATATCAGCTACTTTTGCCCAGGATGTTATTAAGTAAAGACATACTCTGCTCTGTCCTGATAAGGTAATCCATCATGCGCTGTCGCAGGTTGTTTGTGGAGGTTCCACTATTATTGGAATTTTCCTGGTAATCCATCTTGAACAATTTATTTTTAAAAATTGAAAGCGACGGCTGAAATAGGAAGGGCATCCGTTCCAAAACCGTGGCCCAACGAAATGGACCTTATAATACCGTCCATTTCTTATTAGTATGTACACGCCCTCCCTTTTGCCGCGGGGAGTCGACACACGATACAAAAGCCCTTTTCAGAAGACGCATCCTTTGATATTTCCTCGTTACTTCCGACTATTATGCCCTGGTATTCCAAAGGATGAATATCCAAAATCGTTCTGTCCTGACGAAGGTCGTTGAGGCAAAAATATTTTTTGTAACTTCGACTCCTCCATGATATATAGCACACTCTGCGATACTTTGATATGAGGAATGATACGGATAGTCAGGCATTCGGGAATACTGGGTATTTTCTTGAATTTGGGTCTACTTCTGGCTCTGATTTTGTTGAGAGCGTATAACCACATATACGATATAGGAATTGGGGCTGAGAACGGGATTAGAATAAAGAGAGAAAACGACGTAAACACGCAGCGTGTCCAAATCTCGATGAgcaaacaaagaaaaagaatatGCATATAACTCTTAGTTTCTAGATGGCATGATCTCAATCGAGAATGAGTGCTTCTCTGAAGGGTTGGTGTTTTGTTGAGCCAAGGTGAGGTGTAGAAGAAACCGTACTTGTATTAGTTATGCAATACTTGGGTGATGAGTGTTTCGTTAGGAGTGCTTGACGAGAAAAACGAGCAAGGAAATCTTTCCAGCTTTTATGCTCAAAATCCTTTCCCCATGTTAAACCGTTGAGAGTAGATCAAGTGGTGCCGCCATGGAAAGATGACCTTTAAATGAATTAGCAGGAAAACCCATCATTAACATACTCTGCTGGCTTTTTCCTGGTGTTGAAAAGTAAGCGTCAGTCTCCCATATGAGACACCACGTATGCTTATCTCTTGTCCTTTCACGTTTCTCAATCATGCAAGTCTCATGTATATTTATTGCAAAGGTGAGTGATGATAATCATAGTGAATCTGGGTGCATTATTGACAACGTTTTGATTTGCATGCCTACATCACTACATCCCGTGAAAATAATTGAATCTGTTGAGAGACAGAAAGTTGATCCCCTTTTTTTGATGAGGTCCTTTAAGCACCCTCGCAGTGGGCCTTGTAGGCGTCAGGAGACAAGAGGTCGTCAAACTCGGCGGGGTCAGAGAGCTTGACCTTGCAGAGCCAGCCTGTTAATCGATGGTAACCATGTTAGCGTTACATATCAAAACGGCCACGGGTATGAGGGTATGACGTACCGTCCTTCTCGGGGGACTTGTTCAACAAGCTAGGCTGGTCGGCGAGGGTCTCGTTGATAGACTCAACGACACCAGAAACAGGGGCGTAGATGTCAGAGGCAGCCTTGACAGACTCAACAGCACCAACAGAGTCTATGCAATTGCATGTCAGCATCTAATACCCTTTGTAGATCTTCCAAGCATTCGCGCGCCAAGATAACGAAGCGACAGGAACATAGAAATAAACGGCAAGACTTACCACCTTGGGCGACTTCGGTACCCTCAGAGGGCAACTCGACAAAGACGACATCTCCCAAAGCTTTCTGGGCGTAGTCGGTGATACCGACGACAGCAACGTTGGTGTCAGAGTCAAAAGTGACCCATTCGTGGTCAGTGCTGTACTTGGCTGTGGGGCGGGCCAGTAGACGATTGTGGTTTACGCATAGGCATGGTAATGAGATGGAATGGGTGATatagagaagaaaatgtCAGCGCAATACCGAGGGGATTTAGACCAATGAGAGGGGAGACGATACGCACTGGTAGAGGCGAACCTAAGAGCAGAGAACCTGAACGCGGCGGGCTTGGGTGCAATGTGGGTCCTAAGAGAGCCAGCGAGGGGTCGGGCAATGGGGCGGAGAGCAGAGAGCATTGTGGATGTGTTCTGTTTGTCGAGGTTGTAGAAAggcaaaagagaaaagagatggggGAAATGGATGTTGGAAAGGGAACGGTTATTGGAAGGATTATTGGAAAGGCTATTGGAAAACGAGCACCCAATTTCCAACAAAGCCGGTATCGGTGGAGGCGGCATCCGGTCATATTTCTTAGCACAGTTTTGCCAGAATTGCATCTGTCCATGGCAATCATTTGTGGCATGTATGCATCGCAGATAATCACTGGGAACGATTTCATATACGTATAATGCATGACAATATCCAGGTGTGGTACAATTCGTCCCCCCTCCGCTTCTACTTGATGAACCTGTTCATAAACTTCTTGTGGAACTCGCTTCTCAGCAAGTCATTGACAaactctcccttcttggGCTTATCATCAATCCCAACAGCCTGGTTCTTGAAAATCAAGTCATcgtcccatctcctcttgaCCGCAAATGTCGATGCAGTAGATGTAGTTGACCGTGGGCTATCGGTCGCTGTGCCGAGAGCGGCTTGGAGGTTCATCAGAGGGTTGCCTGTAGCGATCTCAGCTTCACGGGATATGGCTGCGCTAGAAGCTGCTTCAGCGTCCTACAGAACAAGAACGGCGTAGGGTCAGTTTCTGGCAAGGCAAAGTAAGGTTATGGGGATGGAACGCACCAGACGGGCCTTTTCTTCGGCTCGTTCTTGCTTTATTTTTGCAAGCTCTGCCATTAATGCTGCTGTatcgtcctcatcgtccGAATCATCATCGCTGCTGCTCAAAGGAGTCAGACCATAAACAACAAGCCTCTGCTTGACTATAGAAGAATCATAAAAACTcactcatcatcgtcgtcttcatcctcatcatcctctgcctttcctttccccttactctctccttcctccccttcactctcactttcatcatccttatccatctccgccgcttcttccaatatcttcctcctcttcgccgccgtctcatcctcctccccgtCCCTTGCTCCTTCTATCCTCAACTGCCCATCCTGCTGGGATCCCAACGGTGCCAAAGGCGGCAATCcctccgtcttcctcttcttatcCAAAGCTGCCCTCTCCGCTGCTAAGAGCTCCGCTTTCAAATCTCTTCTGGCGACGTCAGACGTGTTGGTCTGGCCCGGTTGGCGGAACTTGAGTTTGGTATGCGCTGCGAGGGACAACTTGGAGATTTGCTGAGAACCGGCTTTAGTTTCCCGGCCTTGGGCGGGATTCCATGTAGGTCGATGGGCTTGGGACATGGTGAAGAATAAAGCCTCTAAAAATGGGTTATGGGACTGAGACggaaagtggaaagaggagatgcgAGAGCCTCGTTCTTCGACGCAAGAGTATGCAAGAAATTGATTCCGTCGTGACAATAAGGGGCTTTTGAGTACGAGAGAAATGACAGTCTTTTTTTCGATACTTTTTACTTTGGCAGATTCGCTCTTTAGCAGCAAATGTAAATCTCTCAGAGACAACTAGAATTTCCATGAAACACAACTCTACTCAtgatttttcttttctaaAACACACAAAAACCCTAAACTATAAAactcctctttttctaaAGGCCAAACTTGTCCAAACCAACATACTCGacacccttcttctcctggaCCTCACCAATAACCCAAGCCTCTTCcccattttccttcaaaCTACTCAGCGCCGCGTCAACCTTGTCCTTGGCGACGATGATAACCATCCCCACGCCGCAGTTGAATGTCCTAACCATCTCCTTGGCCTCGACATTTCCAGCTCGCATGAGCCACTTCCAAATCGCAGGAAGGGTGTAAGAAGTCAAATCAAGCTTGACACCCAAACTTGACTccgaggagaagatacGAGGAATGTTCTCTGTGAAACCACCACCGGTGATGTGGGACATGCCCTTGTACAAGTTAGACTTGATACCGGGTAAGAGGGGCTTGATGTACACTTTGGTAGGAGTTAAGAGCGAATCGCCAACAGAAGTGTTCTTGTCCCAAGGGGCGGTATCGTGCAAAGCGAGATTGGAGAGGGAGACGATTTTGCGGATAAGGGAGAAACCGTTGGAGTGGGGtccagaggaagaaagcgCAATGAGGACATCGCCAGAGCCGATATCGGCCGTGGGAAGGATCTGTTCCCGCTCAACCACACCCACAGCGAAACCGGCAAGATCATAGTCATCCCCGTGGTACATGCCTGGCATCTCTGCGGTCTCACCGCCAATCAATGCGCATCCAGCTTGGAGACATCCCTCAGCGATACCGGTGATTACATCCGCGGCCACAGGCACATCAAGCTTGGAGCACGCATAGTAGTCGAGGAAGTAGAGAGGTTCAGCACCTTGGACAATGAGGTCGTTGACGCTCATCGCAACGAGGTCGATACCGACAGTGTTGTGTTTCCCGTGGTCAAGAGCGACACGGAGTTTGGTTCCAACACCGTCAGTCCCAGAAACCAGGATGGGGTCCCTGTAACCAGCTTTGGCAAGGTCGAACGCACCGCCGAACCCGCCAATGTCAGAGTCGGCACCAGGTCGTCGAGTGGCCTTGACGACGGGCTTGATAGCCTCGACAAGGTCGTTACCAGCATCGACGGAAACGCCGGCAGCGGCGTAAGTGAGACCTTTAGGCTCCGCAGGGGGTTCGGAGGAGAGAGCGCGGTAGGCAATGTCTCGACGGAAGGTTTGGCCTTGGAAGGAGATTTGAGAGATGCCAGAGTAGGCGAGGTCGACGGCGGCGCGGAGGGTGGGGGCGGAAGCGCAGACGGCGAGGACACGGCCGCCGTCGGTGACGGTGACGTTGTTGGAACGCTTAGTACCGGCGTGGAAAACTTCGACACCTGTTTTTTTTGTATAATTACATTGTTAGCTGATGCAAGGATGAGACGATGATATAGATAGATGTACCTTCGAGGGTAGGGTTAAGGGTCATAGGAAGGCCCTTGGGGTAAGAGCCGGGGTAGCCCTCAGAAGCAAGAACGACAGAAACAGCGTAACCTTGTTTGTAGCCGAGCTTGACAGAGTCAAGACGACGCTCAACACAGGCCTAGAAATTTGCTGTCAGACATGGGCGAAgtcaagaaagagaattaaaaagaaagaactCACAAGCATCACCTCGGCCAAATCAGTCTGCTCGTCAAGCAACAACATCAAAGCCTGAGTCTCGGGGTCACCGAACCTGACGTTGTACTCCAAAACCCTAGGTCCATCGGCAGTGATCATGAAACCGGTGAACAACATGCCAACAAACGGATAACCATCCTCCCTCATTCCCTTGATCGTAGGCTCAAGCGCGTCCTTGACACACCTCTCCATAATTTCCTTGGAAGCGATAGGGGCAGGAGCGTAAGCACCCATACCACCAGTGTTAAGGCCGGTGTCACCTTCGCCGATACGTTTGTGGTCCTGAGCAGCAGGCATGGGCACAATAGTGTAACCATCGCTGAAAGCGAGCACAGAAATTTCGGGGCCGGAGAGGTACTCCTCAACGACAACCTCGTCACCCGCATCTCCAAACTCCTTGTCAACCATGACACTCTTTAAAGCAGCAAGAGCCTCTTCGTCGGTTTCGGGGATGAGCACACCCTTGCCCGCAGCAAGACCAGAGGCCTTGATGACACTTCGACCAGAGGTGAAGGGCTTGGACTTGATGTAGGCGACGGCATCTTCGTACTGAGTGGAAGTGAAAGATCGGAAAGCGGCAGTGGGGATGTTGTGTCGGGCCATGAACTCCTTGCTGAGAGACTTGCTACCCTCGAGCatagcagcagcaggggAAGGACCAAAGACAGGAATACCGGCCTTTTTGAACGCACCCTCAACGCCATCGACAAGAGGTTGCTCGGGACCAGGGACGACGAGGTCAATATTCTCCTTCTGAGCCCACTCGACAATGGATCCAAAAGCGGGAGGAGCACCCCAAGGCAGGGCGAGGTTGGAGACCTTCCCGCCCATGAGCGCAGTACCGCCGTTACCTGGGCAAACGACAATACGAGCGACCCTAGGAGACTGGGCGAGCTTGAAAGCGAGGGCATGTTCCCTTCCGCCCGCTCCGAGGAGCAAGACGTTGAGATCTGATTTTGGCTGGGGGAAAGCAGTGATTTCGGGCATATCGCTCGATGAGGCTCGACCTATgcaccaaaaaaaaaaagagtagTCGATTCTGAAAAATGGTGGTCTAATTTTGAGGTGAGATGTTGATCGTGCAAGGCACGGCGGTCAAGGCCGCCTTTTCTCCTCGCGTGGGCTGCACGTGTGCCACTCTCGGGAATTGGGTGTGGGGTGTGGGGCTGCCATACTGTCCTGACGTATGTGGTTGGAATCTCGGTGTCGTGCCGGGAAGGGGCCGCGGCTGATGTTCCACTCGTTCCACGTTAACGccatatcctctttccttcctcttccttttccttccttctttgacaGAATAACTTTATATCACCATGTAAGTCGCCTTATGTCTATCCATCAGGCCCTGCTTACCCGTCTAGGTCTGATATCGTAACCATCAAGACAAAGCCCTACTCTGGCAAGTCCACCTTCCCGTTGGATGGGACTTAAGCTAACGCTTCTTGACAGGCCAGAAGCCCGGTACTTCCGGTCTTCGAAAGAAGGTCAAGATCTTCCAGCAGGAGCACTACACCGAGAACTTTATTCAGgccatcttctctgctATGCCCGGAGGTTCCGAGGGCAAGAccattgttgttggtggtgaCGGTCGATACTATGTGAGTGAGATCTATCATCTATGCAATGAAGACGTTACATTACTTTCGGACTGATGCATATTGTTCCCCCCTCAATTTTTATTCCAACTTTAGTCTCCCGAGGCTACCCAGATTATCATCCGTATCGGTGCTGCCAACGGCATCAAGCACATCATTCTCGGCCAAAacgccatcctctccacgCCCGCTGGTTCTGCCCTTATTCGATCCCTCAAGACCGATGGTGGTATCCTCCTCACTGCTTCCCACAACCCCGGTGGCCCCGATAATGACTTTGGTATCAAGTTCAACACTGCCAATGGTGGACCTGCCCCCGAGGATGTGACCAATGCTATCCACAAGATTGCCGACAACATCCAAGAGTACAAGCAAATCAACTTGCCTGatgtaagttttttttttttgttgaATCAAGGGCATGAGCAAATGTCTAACACGggggaaaaaaaattagCTCGACCTGTCAAAGACTGGGGAGTTCACCCACGGTCCTCTCAAGGTCACAATCGTTGACCCTGTCTCCAACTACATTGACCTCCTTAAATCCAtctttgactttgaaggCATCAAGAACTGGCTTCACAATACTACCCCTAAACCTACCGTCCTCTTTGACGCGCTTAACGGTGTCACCGGTCCTTATGGCCGAGCGATCTTTGTGGACGAGCTCGGCTTGCCCGAATCTTCTATTCAAAACTGTGTCCCTTCTCCCGACTTTGGCGGTAGTCATCCCGACCCCAACTTGACTTATGCTCATGAGCTTGTTGAGCGAgttgagagggagaataTTGAGTTTGGTGCTGCCTCTGATGGTGACGGTGACCGAAACATGATTT of Cryptococcus tetragattii IND107 chromosome 13, whole genome shotgun sequence contains these proteins:
- a CDS encoding phosphoribosylamine-glycine ligase, producing MPEITAFPQPKSDLNVLLLGAGGREHALAFKLAQSPRVARIVVCPGNGGTALMGGKVSNLALPWGAPPAFGSIVEWAQKENIDLVVPGPEQPLVDGVEGAFKKAGIPVFGPSPAAAMLEGSKSLSKEFMARHNIPTAAFRSFTSTQYEDAVAYIKSKPFTSGRSVIKASGLAAGKGVLIPETDEEALAALKSVMVDKEFGDAGDEVVVEEYLSGPEISVLAFSDGYTIVPMPAAQDHKRIGEGDTGLNTGGMGAYAPAPIASKEIMERCVKDALEPTIKGMREDGYPFVGMLFTGFMITADGPRVLEYNVRFGDPETQALMLLLDEQTDLAEVMLACVERRLDSVKLGYKQGYAVSVVLASEGYPGSYPKGLPMTLNPTLEGVEVFHAGTKRSNNVTVTDGGRVLAVCASAPTLRAAVDLAYSGISQISFQGQTFRRDIAYRALSSEPPAEPKGLTYAAAGVSVDAGNDLVEAIKPVVKATRRPGADSDIGGFGGAFDLAKAGYRDPILVSGTDGVGTKLRVALDHGKHNTVGIDLVAMSVNDLIVQGAEPLYFLDYYACSKLDVPVAADVITGIAEGCLQAGCALIGGETAEMPGMYHGDDYDLAGFAVGVVEREQILPTADIGSGDVLIALSSSGPHSNGFSLIRKIVSLSNLALHDTAPWDKNTSVGDSLLTPTKVYIKPLLPGIKSNLYKGMSHITGGGFTENIPRIFSSESSLGVKLDLTSYTLPAIWKWLMRAGNVEAKEMVRTFNCGVGMVIIVAKDKVDAALSSLKENGEEAWVIGEVQEKKGVEYVGLDKFGL
- a CDS encoding glycine cleavage system H protein, with protein sequence MLSALRPIARPLAGSLRTHIAPKPAAFRFSALRFASTTKYSTDHEWVTFDSDTNVAVVGITDYAQKALGDVVFVELPSEGTEVAQGDSVGAVESVKAASDIYAPVSGVVESINETLADQPSLLNKSPEKDGWLCKVKLSDPAEFDDLLSPDAYKAHCEGA